CTTGCGGCGGGACGGTGAAGGACGGCGTCATCGAGTTGCAAGGCGACCACACAAAAACTATTAAAGACGTCCTCGTCTCGCTCGGCTTCAGTCCCGAAACGATTGAAGTCAAGGAAGGGAACAAGAAGAAGGGAAGGAGGTGAGTGCCGCTCATGAGGCGGGACCTCTTGCGCGGAGAACTCATCGGGCGCGCTTTGGAAGTCGTCCAGAGTCCGAACAAGGCCGAGGTAGGCCTGAAGGGGCGAGTCGTGGATGAAACGTTCCACACGTTCGTCATCGAGGAAGGTTCGCACCAAAAGAGGGTTGCGAAAGCGCGGCGCGTGTTTCGCATTGACGGCGAAGTCGTTCGCGGAGACGCGATTCATTACCGGCCACAAGACCGGGTGAAGCGAGCAAGAAAATGACAAAAAAAGAAAAGAGCAACGAGAAGAAAGAGAAGGTGAAGGCGCCTGCGAGCGTCACCGTAGCCGGAAGGCCGGTCCGCTTGAGAGGGCGGACGTTTGTCGGTGTTGTCGTGAGCGACAAGATGACAAAAACAGTAACGGTGGAGTGGGAGCGCAGGCTGTATGTGCCAAAGTATGAACGTTATTTCATTCGCAAGTCTCGGGTGAAGGCGCACAATCCAGAAGAGGTTGGCGCAAAACTCGGTGACAAAGTTCGTATTCAAGAGTCGCGGCCACTGAGCAAGACGAAGAAGTTTGTCGTGACGGAGATTATAGCATGAAAGCAGTAAAGGCGAAAGTCGCAGGAGGCTTGCAGGTAGGGAGTGTTGTGCAGACCTGTGACAATTCAGGAGCCAAGGTTTTGAAGATTTTCGCGGTTATGAAGAAGAAGTCCCGAAAGGGAAGGCTCGCGTCGGCTGGCGTAGGGGACATGGTTCATGCGAGTGTCAAGTCAGGAAGGCCTGACATGAGAAAGCAAGTGGTGTATGCCATTATTGTTCGTCAGAAGAAGGAGTTTCGCAGGCCCGACGGGACTCGTGTCAAGTTTGAGGACAACGCCGCGGTCGTGCTCAAGGATGACAAGGGAAACCCGAAAGGCACAATATTCAAAGGACCCATAGCAAAGGAGGCGTGCATGCGTTGGCCTGGCATTGCCAAGGTCGCAAGCATTATCGTGTAGGAAAATGAAAAACGTTTTTAGCAAGTTTTGGAGGAGCAGCAGGCAACCAAGGAAGCAGCGAAAATTCGCGGCTAACGCCCCGCTGCACCTGCGCAGCGCGCTCTTGAACTGCCACCTCTCAAAAGAGCTGAGAAAGAAGTACGGCGTACGTGCGTTGCGCGTAAGAGCAGGTGACAAAGTCCGCATCCTTCGCGGCTCGCGCAAGGGCGTCGAAGCGAAAGTTGAGCGCGTGGATGTAAAGAACCTGCGCGTCTTCCTTACCAAAGTCGAGCGGCAAAAAAAGGAAGGCGGCGTCGTTCCTATCCCGTTTCACCCATCGAACTTACTCATCACTTCATTGGATGTATCGGACAAAAAACGCTCGGCGAAGCTTGCAAAGATCGCTGAGAAGAAGAAGTCGGAGGAAGGGCGATGACGAAGAATCATTTAAAGAGGTTGGCGGCCCCGAAGTCTTGGCCGCTGAGGAGGAAAGAGGCGGTTTTTGTTACGAGGCCTGCTCCGACAGGGCATTCGCGGGAGTTGAGCATGCCTCTCCTCCTTGCGATGCGTGACGTGCTTGGCTTGGTGACGAATAAGAGAGAAGCCAGGGTG
The nucleotide sequence above comes from Candidatus Woesearchaeota archaeon. Encoded proteins:
- a CDS encoding 50S ribosomal protein L14 codes for the protein MKAVKAKVAGGLQVGSVVQTCDNSGAKVLKIFAVMKKKSRKGRLASAGVGDMVHASVKSGRPDMRKQVVYAIIVRQKKEFRRPDGTRVKFEDNAAVVLKDDKGNPKGTIFKGPIAKEACMRWPGIAKVASIIV
- a CDS encoding ribonuclease P protein subunit, whose product is MRRDLLRGELIGRALEVVQSPNKAEVGLKGRVVDETFHTFVIEEGSHQKRVAKARRVFRIDGEVVRGDAIHYRPQDRVKRARK
- a CDS encoding 30S ribosomal protein S17, translating into MTKKEKSNEKKEKVKAPASVTVAGRPVRLRGRTFVGVVVSDKMTKTVTVEWERRLYVPKYERYFIRKSRVKAHNPEEVGAKLGDKVRIQESRPLSKTKKFVVTEIIA
- a CDS encoding 50S ribosomal protein L24, whose protein sequence is MKNVFSKFWRSSRQPRKQRKFAANAPLHLRSALLNCHLSKELRKKYGVRALRVRAGDKVRILRGSRKGVEAKVERVDVKNLRVFLTKVERQKKEGGVVPIPFHPSNLLITSLDVSDKKRSAKLAKIAEKKKSEEGR